In Canis lupus dingo isolate Sandy chromosome 12, ASM325472v2, whole genome shotgun sequence, the following proteins share a genomic window:
- the PRSS35 gene encoding inactive serine protease 35 isoform X2, with amino-acid sequence MCPLNHGLLYRTKEKKENKMENMLFCWMFFTLGWTLIDGSEMEQDFMWHLRKIPRVVSDRTFHLTSPTFEADAKMVLNRVCGIECQKELPAPSLSDLEDSLSYETVFENGTRTLTRVKIQDVVLEPTQNISMKGVSVRRKRQVYGTDSRFSILDKKFLTNFPFNTAVKLSTGCSGILISPSHVLTAAHCVHDGKDYIKGSKKLRVGLLKMRNKGGGKKRRGSKRSRREVNGGDQREGAKDNLERAKGGRRRKESGRGQRVAEGRPSFQWTRVKNTHIPKGWARGGKGDAALDYDYALLELKRAHKKKYMELGISPTIKKLPGGMIHFSGFDHDRADQLVYRFCSVSDESSDLLYQYCDAESGSTGSGVYLRLKEPDKKNWKRKIIAVYSGHQWVDVHGVQKDYNVAVRITPLKYAQICLWIHGDNANCTYG; translated from the coding sequence gacaaaggagaaaaaggagaacaaaatggaaaatatgctATTTTGTTGGATGTTTTTCACCCTCGGGTGGACCCTCATTGATGGATCTGAAATGGAACAGGATTTTATGTGGCACTTGAGAAAAATACCCAGGGTTGTCAGTGACAGGACTTTCCATCTCACCAGCCCCACCTTTGAGGCAGATGCTAAGATGGTGCTCAACAGAGTGTGTGGCATTGAATGCCAGAAAGaactcccagctcccagcctttCTGATCTGGAAGATTCTCTTTCCTATGAGACCGTCTTTGAGAATGGCACCCGAACCTTGACCAGAGTGAAAATTCAAGATGTGGTCCTTGAGCCAACTCAAAATATCAGCATGAAAGGAGTATCTGTTAGGAGAAAGAGACAGGTCTATGGCACAGACAGCAGGTTCAGCATCTTGGACAAAAAGTTCTTAACCAATTTCCCTTTCAATACAGCTGTGAAGCTGTCCACGGGCTGCAGTGGCATTCTCATTTCCCCCAGCCACGTTCTAACAGCTGCCCACTGTGTGCATGATGGAAAGGACTATATCAAAGGGAGTAAAAAGCTAAGGGTAGGGCTGTTGAAGATGAGAAATAAGGGTGGTGGCAAGAAACGTAGGGGTTCtaagaggagcaggagagaagtgAATGGTGGTGACCAGCGAGAGGGTGCCAAAGACAATCTGGAGAGAGCCAAgggtggaagaagaagaaaggaatctgGTCGGGGTCAGAGAGTCGCTGAGGGGAGGCCCTCCTTCCAGTGGACCCGGGTTAAGAATACCCACATCCCCAAAGGCTGGGctagaggagggaagggggatgcTGCCTTGGACTATGACTATGCTCTTCTGGAGTTGAAGCGCGCtcacaaaaagaaatacatggaacTAGGAATCAGTCCAACCATCAAGAAGCTGCCTGGGGGAATGATCCACTTCTCAGGATTTGATCATGATAGGGCTGACCAGTTAGTCTACCGGTTTTGTAGTGTGTCCGATGAATCCAGTGATCTGCTCTATCAATATTGTGATGCTGAATCGGGCTCCACTGGTTCTGGGGTCTATCTACGTCTGAAAGAGCCAGATAAAAAGAACTGGAAGCGCAAAATCATTGCAGTCTATTCAGGCCATCAATGGGTGGATGTCCACGGTGTTCAGAAGGACTACAATGTGGCTGTGCGCATCACTCCCCTCAAGTACGCCCAGATTTGCCTCTGGATTCATGGAGATAATGCCAACTGTACTTACGGCTAA
- the PRSS35 gene encoding inactive serine protease 35 isoform X1: MGAQYTHEFGQVPNYTEQGTRCRDRPETKEKKENKMENMLFCWMFFTLGWTLIDGSEMEQDFMWHLRKIPRVVSDRTFHLTSPTFEADAKMVLNRVCGIECQKELPAPSLSDLEDSLSYETVFENGTRTLTRVKIQDVVLEPTQNISMKGVSVRRKRQVYGTDSRFSILDKKFLTNFPFNTAVKLSTGCSGILISPSHVLTAAHCVHDGKDYIKGSKKLRVGLLKMRNKGGGKKRRGSKRSRREVNGGDQREGAKDNLERAKGGRRRKESGRGQRVAEGRPSFQWTRVKNTHIPKGWARGGKGDAALDYDYALLELKRAHKKKYMELGISPTIKKLPGGMIHFSGFDHDRADQLVYRFCSVSDESSDLLYQYCDAESGSTGSGVYLRLKEPDKKNWKRKIIAVYSGHQWVDVHGVQKDYNVAVRITPLKYAQICLWIHGDNANCTYG; encoded by the coding sequence gacaaaggagaaaaaggagaacaaaatggaaaatatgctATTTTGTTGGATGTTTTTCACCCTCGGGTGGACCCTCATTGATGGATCTGAAATGGAACAGGATTTTATGTGGCACTTGAGAAAAATACCCAGGGTTGTCAGTGACAGGACTTTCCATCTCACCAGCCCCACCTTTGAGGCAGATGCTAAGATGGTGCTCAACAGAGTGTGTGGCATTGAATGCCAGAAAGaactcccagctcccagcctttCTGATCTGGAAGATTCTCTTTCCTATGAGACCGTCTTTGAGAATGGCACCCGAACCTTGACCAGAGTGAAAATTCAAGATGTGGTCCTTGAGCCAACTCAAAATATCAGCATGAAAGGAGTATCTGTTAGGAGAAAGAGACAGGTCTATGGCACAGACAGCAGGTTCAGCATCTTGGACAAAAAGTTCTTAACCAATTTCCCTTTCAATACAGCTGTGAAGCTGTCCACGGGCTGCAGTGGCATTCTCATTTCCCCCAGCCACGTTCTAACAGCTGCCCACTGTGTGCATGATGGAAAGGACTATATCAAAGGGAGTAAAAAGCTAAGGGTAGGGCTGTTGAAGATGAGAAATAAGGGTGGTGGCAAGAAACGTAGGGGTTCtaagaggagcaggagagaagtgAATGGTGGTGACCAGCGAGAGGGTGCCAAAGACAATCTGGAGAGAGCCAAgggtggaagaagaagaaaggaatctgGTCGGGGTCAGAGAGTCGCTGAGGGGAGGCCCTCCTTCCAGTGGACCCGGGTTAAGAATACCCACATCCCCAAAGGCTGGGctagaggagggaagggggatgcTGCCTTGGACTATGACTATGCTCTTCTGGAGTTGAAGCGCGCtcacaaaaagaaatacatggaacTAGGAATCAGTCCAACCATCAAGAAGCTGCCTGGGGGAATGATCCACTTCTCAGGATTTGATCATGATAGGGCTGACCAGTTAGTCTACCGGTTTTGTAGTGTGTCCGATGAATCCAGTGATCTGCTCTATCAATATTGTGATGCTGAATCGGGCTCCACTGGTTCTGGGGTCTATCTACGTCTGAAAGAGCCAGATAAAAAGAACTGGAAGCGCAAAATCATTGCAGTCTATTCAGGCCATCAATGGGTGGATGTCCACGGTGTTCAGAAGGACTACAATGTGGCTGTGCGCATCACTCCCCTCAAGTACGCCCAGATTTGCCTCTGGATTCATGGAGATAATGCCAACTGTACTTACGGCTAA
- the PRSS35 gene encoding inactive serine protease 35 isoform X3, with protein MENMLFCWMFFTLGWTLIDGSEMEQDFMWHLRKIPRVVSDRTFHLTSPTFEADAKMVLNRVCGIECQKELPAPSLSDLEDSLSYETVFENGTRTLTRVKIQDVVLEPTQNISMKGVSVRRKRQVYGTDSRFSILDKKFLTNFPFNTAVKLSTGCSGILISPSHVLTAAHCVHDGKDYIKGSKKLRVGLLKMRNKGGGKKRRGSKRSRREVNGGDQREGAKDNLERAKGGRRRKESGRGQRVAEGRPSFQWTRVKNTHIPKGWARGGKGDAALDYDYALLELKRAHKKKYMELGISPTIKKLPGGMIHFSGFDHDRADQLVYRFCSVSDESSDLLYQYCDAESGSTGSGVYLRLKEPDKKNWKRKIIAVYSGHQWVDVHGVQKDYNVAVRITPLKYAQICLWIHGDNANCTYG; from the coding sequence atggaaaatatgctATTTTGTTGGATGTTTTTCACCCTCGGGTGGACCCTCATTGATGGATCTGAAATGGAACAGGATTTTATGTGGCACTTGAGAAAAATACCCAGGGTTGTCAGTGACAGGACTTTCCATCTCACCAGCCCCACCTTTGAGGCAGATGCTAAGATGGTGCTCAACAGAGTGTGTGGCATTGAATGCCAGAAAGaactcccagctcccagcctttCTGATCTGGAAGATTCTCTTTCCTATGAGACCGTCTTTGAGAATGGCACCCGAACCTTGACCAGAGTGAAAATTCAAGATGTGGTCCTTGAGCCAACTCAAAATATCAGCATGAAAGGAGTATCTGTTAGGAGAAAGAGACAGGTCTATGGCACAGACAGCAGGTTCAGCATCTTGGACAAAAAGTTCTTAACCAATTTCCCTTTCAATACAGCTGTGAAGCTGTCCACGGGCTGCAGTGGCATTCTCATTTCCCCCAGCCACGTTCTAACAGCTGCCCACTGTGTGCATGATGGAAAGGACTATATCAAAGGGAGTAAAAAGCTAAGGGTAGGGCTGTTGAAGATGAGAAATAAGGGTGGTGGCAAGAAACGTAGGGGTTCtaagaggagcaggagagaagtgAATGGTGGTGACCAGCGAGAGGGTGCCAAAGACAATCTGGAGAGAGCCAAgggtggaagaagaagaaaggaatctgGTCGGGGTCAGAGAGTCGCTGAGGGGAGGCCCTCCTTCCAGTGGACCCGGGTTAAGAATACCCACATCCCCAAAGGCTGGGctagaggagggaagggggatgcTGCCTTGGACTATGACTATGCTCTTCTGGAGTTGAAGCGCGCtcacaaaaagaaatacatggaacTAGGAATCAGTCCAACCATCAAGAAGCTGCCTGGGGGAATGATCCACTTCTCAGGATTTGATCATGATAGGGCTGACCAGTTAGTCTACCGGTTTTGTAGTGTGTCCGATGAATCCAGTGATCTGCTCTATCAATATTGTGATGCTGAATCGGGCTCCACTGGTTCTGGGGTCTATCTACGTCTGAAAGAGCCAGATAAAAAGAACTGGAAGCGCAAAATCATTGCAGTCTATTCAGGCCATCAATGGGTGGATGTCCACGGTGTTCAGAAGGACTACAATGTGGCTGTGCGCATCACTCCCCTCAAGTACGCCCAGATTTGCCTCTGGATTCATGGAGATAATGCCAACTGTACTTACGGCTAA